The Merismopedia glauca CCAP 1448/3 sequence TAGATTTAGTTTCCTGACGATAGATGCCTAGTAAGTAAGTAGGCAAAATTATTTGTATATTTACATGAGGTGGTCTATCTACTTCAATCGTTACTCGTTACTTATGACTTACCAAAATGTTAAATTAATTTGGCACAGGTGCTTATTTTAGACTCAATTTGCTATAAGTTGCAATTCGCTCTTACTAATTGATTTGTATCTAGCCGCGATATTCAGTAATATCTCGACTGGTGCATTAGGTGACAAGAAGGAAAATAAATGCCGATACTGGATTTTCCCTTCTCGATCTACTAAAAATTGAGCCGGAAGTGGTGCGCCTAAAGCTTGACCTACGTGATATAAACCTCCATAAAAACAACTTGGATCTGATAACAAAGGCATTTTTAAACCCAGATCTTCTATCACTCTTTGGCTTTGTTTAATATCAGTACTGGCGATCGTTAATACTTCCACCCCCAATTTTTGAAATTCCTCATAATTTTCATTTAAAGCAATAATGTGGGGGTAGCATAACGGACAGTACTGATGCTCAGTAAAAATTCTGGTGAAGTAGAGTAGAACTGGTTGTTTGTCTCTATATTCGAGTAAGCGAACTTGACGCTGATTCTTAACGTCTGTTATCAAGAAATCTGGGGCGATCGCTCCTATTTTAATTTCATTACTCGCAGGTATCGGCAAGAAATTTTGGAAAAATCGCTCGTTAAACAAACCATCTATATTTGTAGAAATCATAAACTTTGCCGGATTGTGTTGTTTTCGATCTTCAAAAAACAAGGGGACAGAGAAACTATTTAGTTTCTACAATCCCCCTCAGTCCCTATTTTGCCCTAGAATTTAGCGATTCGTTAATCAATATTTTCGCGGGCATTGCCATAAAATTAAACAGAGGCAAAGTAAACCTTTGATTTGACTGGATCTGGATTCATGGTTTTCTCTCCAGGTTGCCAACCAGCAGGACAAACTTCGTCTGGGTGGGATTGGATGTACTGTATTGCTTGCAAGACTCTTAATGTTTCATCAACGCTACGACCAAAACCTAGATTATTAATGGTAGCGTGTTGAATAGTACCTTCTTTGTCAATGATGAACAATCCGCGTAAGGCTACACCTGCATCTGGATCTAAGACATTGTAAGCATTGGCAATTTCTTTT is a genomic window containing:
- a CDS encoding peroxiredoxin family protein; the protein is MISTNIDGLFNERFFQNFLPIPASNEIKIGAIAPDFLITDVKNQRQVRLLEYRDKQPVLLYFTRIFTEHQYCPLCYPHIIALNENYEEFQKLGVEVLTIASTDIKQSQRVIEDLGLKMPLLSDPSCFYGGLYHVGQALGAPLPAQFLVDREGKIQYRHLFSFLSPNAPVEILLNIAARYKSISKSELQLIAN